CTTGCATTTTCTTGCTTTATTTGCATAGACTCACACTATTTTATATGaagttatataaaattatatttcagttttacattgtttttgttttctcttcaACTAAGAGGAACATCTTTAAAAACACAAGGGAGGTTATTGGTCCTTACTTGGAACACGGGAATCACTGGACTTTTTTTGTAAGTTAATAAATGAAAGTTTTGATTTACATAGTACTACATGGTTCAACATGCAAATGTATTAATAACTGCTTAAATGCATGATACTGACACACTCATAAAGTCACTCATTTGCAAAAGTCATGCAGTACTTGCTatttaattaaaagcattttgttGGCAAAATAAGATCCTTGATTGTAGAAATGTCTCATTCATTCATATTCAAAATTTCTTTATAGCACTGCAGTTTTGTAGATCGTACTATAACATATCTCAATTCGCTTGGGGAACAGGATCAGCAATatgataaaattaaaaacaactgGAGGTAGGAAGaaagattttatatatatctgtaaaacaagtgtttgaaatatatatttttcaaacacTAGTTTTACAGAGATACATATTTGCCATGTATGCTTACATTCCAGCACATTTGCTGCAGCAAAAGGCTACCACGGACCATGGAAAAGGACAACAAGGAACCATTCTCTTCAGAGTGATTCTATTTCCTGTGGAGTTTTCACAGCTGTGGTGAaatatttattgttgtttatattattattagctgAATGAGTAAGCAAAtagttttggcaatatagtgtgtatatagggTAAAATAATGGTAGTTTTTGGGAACATATTTTGCAAAAACTACAGTTGTGTAAATTGTTTATGCCAGTTGcatgtttttttacagtggaaATTTGTAATAGGATCAAAAGACCATctaatctaaaaatatttttacacttgtaaaacaagctaaacaaaaaaatgtattagacTGCTGTAATTGATTGCAATTATCATCTTTGTAGTTTGCTGAGACATTTCTGGAAGGGGAAGAGGGGTATCTTACATGCCCACCAGTACATGAAGAAAGACAACGATTGGGTCTGCTTCTTTTCAAGTCACTTGGCAAGTATAATATATATTCACATATTAACAGTGTATGCCCCAGTTGATTCACTCCAAAGGCAAACTGTGCAATGctcagaaaaacataaaaaaaaaaaacaagagctacGTGTCTGACTATACAGGTCTCAGGAAGCATGTTAAATTTGTTTCTAAAAAGAACATGACAGCAAAGCCTAAT
This genomic interval from Astyanax mexicanus isolate ESR-SI-001 chromosome 1, AstMex3_surface, whole genome shotgun sequence contains the following:
- the LOC111193920 gene encoding uncharacterized protein LOC111193920 isoform X1 gives rise to the protein MNVLQDLRSGGLYIQDARLGSVGPYPLYMESFETLVECNKVSDEIMDALFHLFSMKRPGILAINAHTLSHILDGGARARSHYFIKRNIFKNTREVIGPYLEHGNHWTFFHCSFVDRTITYLNSLGEQDQQYDKIKNNWSTFAAAKGYHGPWKRTTRNHSLQSDSISCGVFTAVFAETFLEGEEGYLTCPPVHEERQRLGLLLFKSLGKYNIYSHINSVCPS